The sequence CACAAGTCATGGAGCATTTAAATTTAAGGGTGAACCAAAACTTGATTTTAAAAGATTGCAAGAAGTTAAAAAATTGACTAATATTCCTCTTGTTTTGCATGGTGCAAGTGCTATACCTGATTATGTGAGAGAGGCATTTTTGCAAACTGGTGGAGATTTGAAGGGAAGCAGAGGAGTTCCTTTTGAATTTTTACAAGAATCTATAAAAGGTGGTATTAATAAAGTAAATACAGATACGGATTTGCGTATTGCTTTTATGGCAGCTGTAAGAAAAGTAGCAAATGACGATCCAACACAATTTGATTTGCGGAAATTCTTTACACCAGGAATGGAGGCTATGAAAAAAGTAATAATAGAGCGTATGCAAATTTTAGGTTCAGCCAATAAAATTTAAGGAGGATGATAAAATGGCAATTGGGATGAGTGAGTTAAAAAAAGGTTTAAAGATTGAAATTGATGGAGTTCCTTATAGGATTGTGGAATACCAACATGTAAAGCCTGGAAAGGGTGCTGCTTTTGTGCGCGCGAGAATCAAATCTTTTCTTGATGGTAGAGTAATTGAAAAAACTTTTCATGCAGGAGATAAGTGTGAAGAGCCAAATTTGGTTGAAAAAACCATGCAGTATCTTTATCATGATGGTGATATGTTTCAGTTTATGGATACTGATACTTATGAGCAAATTGCATTAAGTGATGAACAAGTGGGTGATGTTGCAAAGTGGATGTTGGATGGAATCAATGTGCAGATTTTATTTCATAATGGTAAGGCGATTTCAGTGGATGTACCACAAATTGTAGAATTAAAAATTATTGAAACAGCACCAAACTTCAAGGGAGATACTTCAAGTGGTAGTAAAAAACCTGCAACCTTAGAAACCGGTGCTGTAGTACAAATACCCTTTCATGTTTTAGAAGGTGAGGTAATTCGCGTAAATACTGAAACGGAGGAATATGTAGAAAAAGTAAAATAATCTCTCCTAGTATAGGGGAGGTAAAAACCTAACAGATTTTAATTAGGATAATAAATAATGAAAGATATTGTTGAGATTGTTGTTCCTGACACAGTTGGAAAAAAGGGATCTTTATATATTAGAGATAGACTCCAAAGGGTTTTGTACAGTTTTATTGGACACGAATCTTTTGGGGGAATTTTGTTATTTTTCTGTGTCGTTGTTGCAATGGTTATTGCTAATACCTCTTCTCTTTCTGATAGTTACTTCAAATTTTGGGAAACAAAAATAGGTTTTTGTGTTAATGAAGTAAATTATTCCATGAGTATTTTACATTTCATTAATGATGTTTTAATGTCCTTATTCTTTCTTATGGTCGGGCTTGAGATGAAGCGCGAGGTATTATATGGAGATTTGGCAGGATTCAAAAAAGTAAGTTTTTCTATTTTTGCTGCATTGGGTGGAATTATTATCCCAATTATCGTTTATATTCTTTTTAATTATAATACAGATGCATCTAAGGGATTTGGCGTAGCAATGAGCACAGATACTGCATTTGCTTTGGGTGTAATTTTGTTGATGGGTAAAAGAATTCCTTCTGTGATAAAAATTTTTTTAGTAACTTTGGCTGTTGCGGATGATTTGGGTGCAGTGACGGTTATTGCTATTTTTTATACAGAAGATTTACAAATATTATGGATGATGTTGTCCTGTATTATTATTATGGCATTGATTTATCTTAATTATAAAGATACAAAATTTATTTTCTTGTATTTTGTTTTTGGAATCTTCTTGTGGATTACTGTTTATAAAAGTGGTATTCACCCTACAGTTGCTGCAGTAATTTTGGCATTTTGTATACCAGGAAAAACTAAAGTATCTTCTGTTTATTTTGAAAAAATGCTGAAAGAATGGCAAAAACTTGATTTTGATGAAATTCAACAAATGAAAGATATATACACGCAAAAAAGAGGATTTTTTAAGAAACTAAGTGATGGAGTTAAAAATTTTATTCACCCTAGTACAGAAAAAAAAATTGACATGTATCGAGAAAGTAAATATATTTATATTCTTGATAGCATTGGGCGTTATTCTTATGCGGCGCAAAATCCACTTTTAAGAACTGAGCATGCATTGCAACCTATTTGTGCATATTTTATTGTTCCTCTTTTTGCTTTTGCAAATGGTGGGGTTTTAATTGATCAAGGCATTGATTTTTTGAATAGTGGTATTATGTGGGGAACAATTTTTGGCTTAGTTTTAGGAAAGCCACTAGGAATCTTAATCTTTGCCTATTTTAGCGAGCGTTTAAAAATTTCTATTCGTCCTAGAGGGTTAAGATATCCTCATGTTTTGGCAGTAGGTTTTTTAGCAGGAATTGGTTTTACTATGTCTATGTTTGTTTCTGGACTTGCTTATACTGAACAAGAGATGATAAACATATCCAAACTTTCTGTTTTAATTGCATCTGCTTTGGCAATAATTTTTGGTGTTGTAGCATTGTTTTTTAGCACAAAAATAAAGGAAAATAATGGGGCAAAAAATATTTCTTGAAAAATTATTTTTACGTTTTTTAAAAAGTGAAACTTTTGGAGGCGTGTGTTTATTTGTCAGTATGGTTTTAGCATTAATTGTAGCTAATTCTAATTTATCTGATTGGTATTTTGAGCTATGGGAAAAAGAATTTGGTTTTGGCTTTGGAGATAAATTTTTTGGCTTTAGTATTCATGAATGGATTAATGATGTTTTAATGTCATTTTTCTTTTTAATGGTAGGTTTAGAAATTAAACGAGAGTTTTTGTTAGGGGAACTTTCTGGGATTCAAAAAGCAGCATTTCCTGTTATTGCTGCAATTGGAGGAATGGTTGTCCCTGGTTTGATATATTTTACCTTTAATGCAGGGACAGATTCAGTATTTGGTTTTGGAATACCTATGGCAACAGATATTGCCTTTGCTCTTGGAGTGATTTTAATGCTTGGCAAACGTGTGCCTTTTGCATTAAAAGTCTTTTTGGTAACTTTGGCAGTTGTTGATGATTTGGGAGCGATTATTGTTATTGCAGTATTTTATACTTCACAAATTTATTGGAATTATTTATTGATTGCAGTAGGAATTATTGCCTTATTAATTTTTCTTAATAAAATGGGTATTAAAAATCTTATTCCTTATTTAATTTTAGGAGTTTTTCTTTGGGTAGTTGTGCATCATAGTGGGATTCATGCTACAATTGCGGCTGTATTATTGGCTTTTTGTGTTCCTTTACAGCCAAAAGAAAAAAGAGCTGCTTTTGTAAATTTTTTTAAGGAAACGCTAGATAAAATCTATAATAAAACTGATTTAAAAAATGAAACAAAGATTGTAAAAACCCTTTATAAAAGATCTATAGCGACACAAAGTCCTTTAGAGAGATTAGAGCATATTTTGCATCCATGGAGTGCATATTTTATTATGCCACTTTTTGCTTTTGCAAATGCAGGAGTAAATATTAGTGGTAATATTGATTTTACAATTGACCATATCTTTTTTGGGGTTTTACTAGGATTGTTTATAGGAAAACCCGTAGGTATTTTTGTAGTAACTTTTGTTTTTGAAAAACTTGGAATTATTAAAAAACCACAAGATGTTGCTTGGTTTCATATTTTTAGTGCAGGGGTTTTGGCAGGTATTGGTTTTACAATGTCGATTTTTGTATCTAATCTTGCTTTTGAAAATTTAGAGGCTATAGAATTGGCAAAAATTGCAATTTTGCTTGCATCTTTTTTATCTGCCATCACAGGTTCTTGCCTATTGTTTTTGTTTAATAAAATAAAAAATAAGTAAAAACTTGCTAGAATTACAAATCATTTTTTAAGGAGCTTTTAATTATGGAAAATATGCAACAAATTCTATCTTCACTTCTACCTTTTATCGTTTTGATTTTGATTTTTTATTTTTTTATTATCAGACCTCAAAGAGTGCAACAAAAAAAACATAAAGAAATGATTGAGAATCTTAAAAAGGGTGATAAAATTGTTACAACTGGTGGTTTTATATGCGAGGTAGTTAAATCAGAAGAGGGGTTTATCAGTGTAAAAATTAATGAGGAAACTACAGCAAAAGTTACAAAAGAATATATTGCTTATAAAATTGAAGAGTAATAAAGATTAATATGAAGCAAGTTTTTAATTTTAGATTAATTGTATTTTTATGTGCCGCTTTGTTTGGTATAGCTTTTTCTATTCCTTCATTATTTCAAACACAAGGACCAAGAATTAGCTTAGGATTAGATTTGCAAGGTGGACTAAATCTTCTTTTGGAGGTAAAAACAGAGGAAGCTATTAAAGCAAAATATGCTTCTTTGGCTTCTTCTATTGGTTTTGAAGCAAAGCAAAAACAAGTAATTTTGGATAGATTGCGTGCAAAAGAAGATGGCGTTGTGTTTGATATTATTGATTCTGAGGATGCAAAAACTATCGATATGGTTTTATCAAAAATTAATGGAATTATCACGCAAAAACAAGAAGATTCTTACAATATTGTTTTTGATGAAAAAGAAATTGGAGAAATTGAAAAAAATGCAGTTTCTCAAGCAATTTCTACGATCAGAAATCGTTTGGATCAATTTGGACTTTCAGAACCAAGTGTTACACAACAAGGAAAAAGTAATATTTTAGTAGAACTTCCTGGTATTAAGACTGCAGAAGAAGAAAATAGGGCAAGGGATTTGATTGCAAAATCTGCACATCTACAGATGATGGCTGTTGATGAGGAGCATAATGCAAGAGTGCATACTATGAGTGCACTTGAGGCACAAAAATATGGTGATGTAATTTTACCTTTTGTTGGAGATGATGGTCAAGATTTCGGCAAGATTTTATTAAAAGCAATTCCCATTCTAGATGGTGATAAATTAACAGATGCGCGTGTAGCTTATGATGAAAATCATCAGCCTGTTGTGAGTTTTAGCTTAGATTCTCAAGGAGCAAAGATTTTTGGAGATTTTTCTGGGGCTAATATCGGTAAGCGTATGGCTATTGTCTTAGATGGGAAGGTGTATTCTGCACCTGTGATTAGACAGCGTATTGGTGGAGGTAGTGGACAAATTAGTGGAGGATTTAGTGTTGAACAGGCAAGCGATTTGGCAATTACTCTAAGAAGTGGGGCGTTACCAGCTCCTTTGGAGGTTATCGAAAAGCGTAGCGTGGGACCTAGTCTTGGACAAGATAGTATTAGGGCATCTGCGATTGCTTTAATTAGTGGTTTTGTTCTTGTTGTAGGCTTTATGATTGTATATTATTCAATGGCAGGGGTAATTGCCACTTTTGCATTAGTTGTAAATTTATTTTTAATTATTGCCATTATGTCTATTTTTGGCGCTACTTTGACACTGCCAGGAATGGCTGGAATTGTTTTGACTGTAGGTGTTGCAGTAGATGCAAATATTATTATCAATGAGCGTCTTAGAGAAGCATTGCGTGCAGGAGAAAATGTTATGCGAGCTATCCAGCTAGGTTATGCAAATGCATCGCGTGCAATTTTTGATTCCAACATTACTTCTTTGATTGCATCAGTCCTGCTTTATGCTTATGGGACAGGTGCAATAAAAGGTTTTGCTATTACTACAGGGATTGGGATTATCGCATCTATTATTACTGCTATTATTGGCACCTATGGGTTTTATCAAGCAATACTGCCAAAAATTGCTAATACAAAATCTTTAAATTTTTGGTTTGGTATAAGGAAAGATTAATGGAAATTTTTAAAAAAGTCAAAATTTTTGATTTTGTGGCCTATTCGAAATATGGTCTCATTGTCTCAGTTTTTTTAACTCTTGGTGCTTTTGCTTTATTTTTTTTCAAGGGTTTTACACCAGGAATTGATTTTGCAGGAGGAAGTTCCGCACAAATTCGATATGAAGAAACTGCACCAATTATAGAGATTCGGGAGATTTTAGATACTACCGAAGGTTTTAAGGGGAGTCAGGTTAGCGAGTATGGTGCGAAGCAAGAAGTGCAGATTAAAATACCTTATAACAATCTTTTAAGTGGAAAAAATCTTAATGTTGTTTTAGGGGATTTATTAAAAGATACAGGAAAATTTGAGATTAGAAAACTAGATAGCGTGGGGCCAAAGGTTGGAAACGAGTTAAAGCAAAAAGGGATTTTATCTTTAGTTTTAGCAACACTTGCTATGATGCTTTATGTGAGTTTTAGGTATGAATGGCGTTTTGCATTAGCTAGTATTGTAGCGTTAGTGCATGATGTAATCATTACTGCTGCTTTTGTGATTATTTTTAATATTGATTTAAACCTAGAAGTGGTTGCAGCACTATTAACCCTGATAGGTTATTCAATTAATGACACAATTATTATTTTTGATAGAATTCGAGAAAAAATGTTGAGCAATAAGAGTAATGATATTATAGAAGTGATCAATGAGGCTATTTCACATACCTTATCAAGAACTTTATTAACTTCTTTAACGGTATTTTTTGTGGTTCTTACACTTTATCTTTTTGGAGGAGAAAATATTATAGGTTTTTCTTTGCCAATGTTAATAGGTGTAGTGTTTGGAACTTATAGCTCTATGTTTGTAGCCCCAAAACTTGCAATTTTATTTGGTTTTAATATTCAAGAATATCATGAAAAAGAAATGAAAAAGGCTAAAAAAAGAGAAGAAAAGAAGCGTTTAAGAGAGATGTATGAAAATGGAAGAGTATAAGGATAGATAATGGAGTATCAAGCACAAAGTATTGAAAAAAAATGGCAGGATTATTGGGAAAAGGAGGGAAGTTTTGAGCCATTAGAGGATATGAAACTTAAGAAAAAATACATTTTAAGTATGTTTCCTTATCCAAGTGGGGCAATTCATATGGGACATGTTCGCAATTATTGTATCGGTGATGTGATGGCAAGACACTATCGCAAAGAAGGATATAATGTATTGCATCCCATTGGTTTTGATGCATTTGGTATGCCAGCAGAAAATGCAGCGATTAAGCGAGGGATTCATCCTAAGGGTTGGACATATTCAAATATTGAAGCAATGGATAAGGAATTAAAAACCTTAGGACTTTCTTTTTCTAAAGATAGGGAGTTTGCTACCTGTGATACAGAATATACAAAGTGGGAACAAAAATTTTTTATTGATATGTGGAATAAAGGATTGGTCTATCGTAAAAAGGCATTTTTAAATTGGTGTCCTAATGATAAGACGGTATTAGCAAATGAACAGGTAAATGAGGGGAGGTGTTGGCGTTGTGGCACTGAAATCATTCAAAAAGAAATGTATCAATACTATATTAAGATTACAGATTATGCAGATGAACTTTTAAAAGATTTAGAAACCCTAGAAGGACATTGGCCTAATGCAGTTTTGACAATGCAAAAAAATTGGATTGGCAAATCTGTGGGGTTGGAATTTGGTTTTAAATTAAAACGCTCTTATGATGATTTGGAAAAAATAGAAGTGTTTACCACGAGAGCTGATACGATTTTTGGTGTTACTTATTGCGCTGTTGCTCCAGAACATCCCATTGTAGAAAAAGCATTTTTAAATCTTAATCAAGAAAAAAAAGATAAGATTTTAGCAATGCGTAAAATGAGTGCTAGAGCAAGAATGATGGGAGATAAAGAAGGGGTGGATTTAGATATAAGTGTGATTCATCCGATTACAAAAGAAGAAATCCCTGTATGGGCAGCAAATTTTGTTTTGATGGATTATGGCAG is a genomic window of Helicobacter anatolicus containing:
- the efp gene encoding elongation factor P, translating into MAIGMSELKKGLKIEIDGVPYRIVEYQHVKPGKGAAFVRARIKSFLDGRVIEKTFHAGDKCEEPNLVEKTMQYLYHDGDMFQFMDTDTYEQIALSDEQVGDVAKWMLDGINVQILFHNGKAISVDVPQIVELKIIETAPNFKGDTSSGSKKPATLETGAVVQIPFHVLEGEVIRVNTETEEYVEKVK
- the nhaA gene encoding sodium/proton antiporter NhaA produces the protein MGQKIFLEKLFLRFLKSETFGGVCLFVSMVLALIVANSNLSDWYFELWEKEFGFGFGDKFFGFSIHEWINDVLMSFFFLMVGLEIKREFLLGELSGIQKAAFPVIAAIGGMVVPGLIYFTFNAGTDSVFGFGIPMATDIAFALGVILMLGKRVPFALKVFLVTLAVVDDLGAIIVIAVFYTSQIYWNYLLIAVGIIALLIFLNKMGIKNLIPYLILGVFLWVVVHHSGIHATIAAVLLAFCVPLQPKEKRAAFVNFFKETLDKIYNKTDLKNETKIVKTLYKRSIATQSPLERLEHILHPWSAYFIMPLFAFANAGVNISGNIDFTIDHIFFGVLLGLFIGKPVGIFVVTFVFEKLGIIKKPQDVAWFHIFSAGVLAGIGFTMSIFVSNLAFENLEAIELAKIAILLASFLSAITGSCLLFLFNKIKNK
- the secF gene encoding protein translocase subunit SecF, which translates into the protein MEIFKKVKIFDFVAYSKYGLIVSVFLTLGAFALFFFKGFTPGIDFAGGSSAQIRYEETAPIIEIREILDTTEGFKGSQVSEYGAKQEVQIKIPYNNLLSGKNLNVVLGDLLKDTGKFEIRKLDSVGPKVGNELKQKGILSLVLATLAMMLYVSFRYEWRFALASIVALVHDVIITAAFVIIFNIDLNLEVVAALLTLIGYSINDTIIIFDRIREKMLSNKSNDIIEVINEAISHTLSRTLLTSLTVFFVVLTLYLFGGENIIGFSLPMLIGVVFGTYSSMFVAPKLAILFGFNIQEYHEKEMKKAKKREEKKRLREMYENGRV
- the secD gene encoding protein translocase subunit SecD; amino-acid sequence: MKQVFNFRLIVFLCAALFGIAFSIPSLFQTQGPRISLGLDLQGGLNLLLEVKTEEAIKAKYASLASSIGFEAKQKQVILDRLRAKEDGVVFDIIDSEDAKTIDMVLSKINGIITQKQEDSYNIVFDEKEIGEIEKNAVSQAISTIRNRLDQFGLSEPSVTQQGKSNILVELPGIKTAEEENRARDLIAKSAHLQMMAVDEEHNARVHTMSALEAQKYGDVILPFVGDDGQDFGKILLKAIPILDGDKLTDARVAYDENHQPVVSFSLDSQGAKIFGDFSGANIGKRMAIVLDGKVYSAPVIRQRIGGGSGQISGGFSVEQASDLAITLRSGALPAPLEVIEKRSVGPSLGQDSIRASAIALISGFVLVVGFMIVYYSMAGVIATFALVVNLFLIIAIMSIFGATLTLPGMAGIVLTVGVAVDANIIINERLREALRAGENVMRAIQLGYANASRAIFDSNITSLIASVLLYAYGTGAIKGFAITTGIGIIASIITAIIGTYGFYQAILPKIANTKSLNFWFGIRKD
- the nhaA gene encoding Na+/H+ antiporter NhaA, producing MKDIVEIVVPDTVGKKGSLYIRDRLQRVLYSFIGHESFGGILLFFCVVVAMVIANTSSLSDSYFKFWETKIGFCVNEVNYSMSILHFINDVLMSLFFLMVGLEMKREVLYGDLAGFKKVSFSIFAALGGIIIPIIVYILFNYNTDASKGFGVAMSTDTAFALGVILLMGKRIPSVIKIFLVTLAVADDLGAVTVIAIFYTEDLQILWMMLSCIIIMALIYLNYKDTKFIFLYFVFGIFLWITVYKSGIHPTVAAVILAFCIPGKTKVSSVYFEKMLKEWQKLDFDEIQQMKDIYTQKRGFFKKLSDGVKNFIHPSTEKKIDMYRESKYIYILDSIGRYSYAAQNPLLRTEHALQPICAYFIVPLFAFANGGVLIDQGIDFLNSGIMWGTIFGLVLGKPLGILIFAYFSERLKISIRPRGLRYPHVLAVGFLAGIGFTMSMFVSGLAYTEQEMINISKLSVLIASALAIIFGVVALFFSTKIKENNGAKNIS